One Vibrio neonatus genomic window carries:
- a CDS encoding TIGR00153 family protein, translating into MPVNTIIGLFAKSPIKPLQQHGAKVQECASLLPDFFAASNANNWEKAAEYRQQISTLEKEADTLKRQIRLHLPTGLFMAFDRGDLLELLTQQDKVANIAKDICGRVLGRNLLIPEALHEDFLAYVKRCLDAVGQMYRVINGLDELLETGFKGREAELVESMIDELDRIEDDTDQMQIELRRSLREIEDQYNPIDVMFLYKILEWVGGIADQAQRVCARLELMIARS; encoded by the coding sequence ATGCCAGTAAATACCATCATTGGTTTATTCGCAAAATCGCCAATAAAACCGTTGCAGCAGCACGGAGCAAAAGTCCAAGAGTGTGCATCACTTTTGCCTGACTTTTTTGCTGCGTCAAATGCTAACAACTGGGAAAAGGCGGCAGAATACCGTCAACAAATTTCTACGCTAGAAAAAGAAGCTGACACTCTCAAACGTCAGATTCGTTTGCATCTACCAACAGGCCTATTTATGGCTTTTGATAGAGGTGATCTGCTGGAATTATTAACTCAACAAGATAAAGTAGCAAATATTGCTAAAGATATCTGTGGCCGTGTTCTAGGCCGAAATCTACTTATACCTGAAGCTTTGCACGAAGACTTCTTAGCATATGTAAAACGTTGCTTAGATGCTGTCGGACAAATGTACCGGGTAATTAATGGGCTAGATGAATTGCTAGAAACGGGCTTCAAAGGACGTGAAGCAGAATTGGTTGAATCTATGATCGATGAACTCGATAGAATAGAAGATGATACTGACCAAATGCAAATTGAATTACGTCGAAGCCTCAGAGAAATTGAAGATCAATATAATCCAATTGATGTGATGTTCTTGTATAAAATCCTCGAGTGGGTTGGAGGCATTGCGGACCAAGCACAGCGCGTTTGTGCTCGTCTAGAGCTGATGATA